A single window of Sphingobacterium sp. ML3W DNA harbors:
- the rbfA gene encoding 30S ribosome-binding factor RbfA, with protein MGTESKRQQRFAGVLQQDLAELLQREGNSWAPGAFITVTRVRVTPDLAIARVYLSFLNTKTAPEDLKAIRTKTTEIRYKLGAKIKNQVRIVPQLDFFLDDTNEYVEHMDKIFDEISKETRQPD; from the coding sequence ATGGGAACAGAAAGCAAAAGACAACAACGTTTTGCTGGTGTATTACAACAAGACTTAGCTGAATTACTCCAGCGCGAAGGCAATAGTTGGGCTCCTGGTGCATTTATTACCGTTACACGTGTACGCGTAACGCCGGACTTAGCGATAGCAAGGGTATATTTAAGTTTTTTAAATACCAAGACAGCTCCTGAGGATTTAAAAGCAATCCGTACCAAAACGACAGAAATCCGATACAAATTAGGTGCAAAAATTAAAAATCAAGTTCGGATTGTTCCGCAATTGGATTTTTTCTTGGATGACACCAATGAATATGTAGAGCACATGGATAAAATATTTGATGAAATCAGTAAAGAAACAAGACAACCAGATTAA
- the argH gene encoding argininosuccinate lyase, translating to MKIWQKNIDVDSFVESFTVGNDRVMDLQLAAADVLGSLAHTRMLNSIDLMTDEDLAVVQQELKNIYQEISAGKFEIEDSVEDVHSQIEMLLTQRIGEAGKKIHSGRSRNDQVLVDLKLYFRTEIQNMVSNTEIFFNQLISLSEQYKGILIPGYTHLQIAMPSSFGLWFGAYAESLVDDLELMKAAWKVCNKNPLGSAAGYGSSFPLNRTMTTTLLGFDDLNYNVVYAQMGRGKTERILAQAMSSIAATLAKFSMDVTLYINQNFGFISFPAHLTTGSSIMPHKKNPDVFELIRSRCNKIQALPNEIALMTTNLPSGYHRDLQLLKENLFPAFKSLNDCLEIATFMLENISVKKDVLDDPKYDYLFSVEVVNNEVLKGVPFREAYKNIGIAIDAGEFQPSKEVNHTHEGSIGNLGNDQIQRMFEEVKSSFGFEKVQSALNELVK from the coding sequence ATGAAAATCTGGCAAAAAAACATAGATGTTGATTCATTTGTCGAATCATTTACCGTAGGTAATGATCGCGTGATGGATTTACAATTAGCAGCTGCAGATGTTTTGGGTTCTTTGGCCCATACGCGCATGCTGAATAGTATCGACCTCATGACCGATGAAGATCTTGCTGTTGTACAGCAAGAATTGAAAAATATCTATCAGGAAATTAGTGCTGGAAAATTCGAAATAGAAGATTCTGTGGAAGATGTACACTCGCAAATCGAGATGTTATTAACACAACGGATTGGGGAAGCTGGAAAAAAAATCCATTCCGGACGCTCAAGAAATGATCAAGTTCTCGTGGACCTGAAATTATATTTCAGAACAGAGATTCAAAACATGGTCAGCAATACCGAGATTTTCTTTAATCAATTGATTAGCCTAAGCGAACAATATAAGGGTATTCTCATTCCTGGTTATACGCATTTACAGATTGCTATGCCCTCATCCTTTGGGTTATGGTTTGGTGCATATGCCGAAAGTTTAGTCGACGATTTAGAATTGATGAAAGCGGCATGGAAAGTCTGTAATAAAAACCCCTTAGGCTCTGCCGCGGGTTATGGCTCTTCATTTCCCTTAAACCGAACAATGACGACGACATTATTGGGCTTTGATGATTTGAATTATAATGTCGTTTATGCACAAATGGGGCGAGGAAAAACAGAACGTATTTTAGCACAGGCAATGAGTTCAATAGCAGCTACCTTGGCAAAATTTTCAATGGATGTGACCTTATATATCAACCAGAATTTTGGCTTTATATCATTTCCAGCGCATTTGACTACAGGCTCAAGTATTATGCCTCATAAAAAGAATCCCGATGTATTTGAATTGATCCGTTCACGCTGTAATAAAATACAAGCTTTACCGAATGAGATTGCTTTGATGACAACAAATCTTCCATCAGGATATCATCGTGATTTACAACTTCTTAAAGAAAATCTATTTCCAGCCTTTAAATCGTTGAACGATTGTCTGGAAATAGCAACCTTTATGTTGGAAAATATTTCGGTAAAAAAAGATGTACTGGATGATCCTAAATACGATTATTTATTCTCTGTAGAAGTGGTCAATAATGAAGTGTTAAAAGGAGTTCCTTTCCGAGAAGCTTATAAAAATATCGGAATTGCTATCGATGCCGGAGAATTCCAACCTTCTAAAGAAGTCAATCACACCCATGAAGGAAGTATTGGAAATCTTGGTAATGACCAAATACAACGGATGTTTGAAGAAGTTAAATCTTCATTTGGCTTTGAAAAAGTGCAGAGCGCTTTAAATGAGCTCGTGAAATAG
- a CDS encoding aminotransferase class V-fold PLP-dependent enzyme, which translates to MQVSYKSYFDIPDDICYLTTPGSGLLPITSKEWRLKRDIDFFSTATDLREKQGEFNLAVKKSIAEFFTVAIQNVYNTPNFSTGFNTLLDRLPKDSKILLLEGDYPSVNFPVISRGFQYVTACIDEQLEEHIIHAIEKHQPSVFILSIVQYISGIKINLEFIKQLKSQFPELLIIGDGTQFLGTEVFDFSQSGFDIVGASGYKWLLGGFGNGFILVSPYGKQVLFPNLATQGLEIDKMWAGKSIDQLYFEPGHIDTLAQGTLQKGLAFFKEHGLENTAAYTRSLVETAKAELSKRKILSQVVINRAETSTIFNLQIDQRHYTMLMENNIKCFPRGNGIRIGFHLYNDENDLEKLLSIIDTKILK; encoded by the coding sequence ATGCAAGTATCTTATAAATCCTATTTTGATATCCCCGATGATATCTGCTATTTAACTACTCCTGGTTCGGGCCTACTCCCTATCACTTCGAAAGAGTGGCGTTTGAAAAGAGATATTGATTTTTTTTCAACGGCGACAGATTTACGTGAAAAACAAGGTGAGTTTAATCTTGCTGTTAAAAAGAGTATCGCCGAGTTTTTCACAGTGGCTATTCAGAATGTTTATAACACGCCGAACTTCTCCACGGGTTTTAACACATTGCTGGATAGACTTCCTAAAGATTCGAAAATCTTATTACTTGAGGGTGACTACCCTTCTGTCAATTTTCCTGTCATTTCTCGCGGTTTTCAATATGTTACGGCCTGTATAGATGAACAATTGGAAGAGCATATTATACACGCTATTGAAAAGCATCAACCCTCTGTATTTATCTTAAGTATCGTACAATACATTTCCGGCATTAAAATCAATCTCGAGTTTATCAAACAATTGAAAAGTCAATTTCCTGAATTACTTATTATTGGTGATGGCACACAATTTTTAGGGACTGAAGTTTTTGATTTTTCGCAATCTGGATTTGATATTGTAGGTGCTAGTGGTTATAAATGGTTATTGGGAGGTTTTGGAAATGGTTTTATACTTGTAAGTCCTTATGGGAAACAGGTTCTTTTCCCAAATCTGGCGACCCAGGGCTTAGAAATAGATAAAATGTGGGCAGGTAAAAGTATCGATCAACTTTATTTTGAGCCAGGACATATCGATACCTTAGCACAGGGAACACTTCAAAAAGGATTAGCCTTTTTCAAGGAACACGGATTGGAAAATACGGCTGCCTATACGCGCAGTCTAGTCGAAACCGCTAAAGCGGAATTGAGCAAAAGAAAAATACTCAGTCAAGTTGTGATCAATAGAGCTGAAACGAGCACCATATTCAACTTGCAAATCGATCAACGACATTATACCATGTTAATGGAAAACAACATCAAATGTTTCCCTCGTGGCAATGGCATAAGAATCGGCTTTCATCTTTATAATGATGAAAATGATCTCGAAAAATTATTAAGTATTATTGACACTAAAATTTTAAAATAA
- a CDS encoding deoxyguanosinetriphosphate triphosphohydrolase has translation MSVNTSMNWKQLLSAKRWGYEHRVSDSHLIARSEFQRDYDRLIFSSPFRRLQNKTQVFPLPGAVFVHNRLTHSLEVASVGRSLGRLFYTKMKDESPDIDEEYPYLQEVGNMVSAACLSHDLGNPAFGHSGEAAISTYFTEGDGRKYQEQVTKEEWADLTHFEGNANALRILTHPFNGKDDKGFALTYTSLASIVKYPCAAIDGHIKKNHHRKKYGFFASERETFETIAAELGLLEDPTNPKGYLRHPLVYLVEAADDICYNIIDLEDAHHLKILSYLEVEELLLPLCGGEDLRTRLDSLIDTASRVALLRAKAINTLTKACVEVFYKKQEQLLKGTFPCALMDALDPDVVAHLRKINKISVAKIYNAPTVVQIEIAGYKVMNALLAEFVPAYLKKNKNSYDEKLVALIPHQFYTDHDDSYSKIRAVLDFVSGMTDVYAIDLYRKITGIIIPSID, from the coding sequence ATGTCTGTAAATACAAGTATGAATTGGAAACAATTACTATCCGCAAAACGCTGGGGTTATGAGCATCGTGTCAGTGATAGTCATTTAATAGCACGTTCAGAATTTCAACGTGATTACGATAGATTGATTTTTTCTTCTCCATTTAGAAGATTGCAGAATAAAACACAAGTATTTCCTTTACCGGGAGCTGTGTTTGTCCATAATAGGCTTACTCATAGTTTGGAAGTTGCCAGTGTAGGCCGATCTTTGGGACGCTTATTCTATACCAAGATGAAAGACGAAAGCCCGGATATAGATGAAGAATATCCTTATTTACAGGAAGTTGGTAATATGGTTTCTGCAGCATGTTTGTCGCATGATTTGGGCAATCCTGCCTTTGGGCATTCAGGTGAAGCGGCTATTTCAACGTACTTTACAGAAGGGGATGGTCGCAAATACCAAGAACAGGTAACCAAAGAAGAATGGGCAGATTTGACTCATTTCGAAGGAAATGCCAATGCCCTTCGTATTTTGACCCATCCTTTTAATGGTAAGGATGATAAAGGATTTGCATTAACCTATACTTCTTTGGCATCGATTGTCAAATACCCATGTGCAGCGATTGATGGTCACATTAAAAAAAATCATCACCGTAAAAAATATGGTTTCTTTGCTTCCGAACGCGAAACATTCGAAACGATAGCAGCGGAGTTAGGACTATTGGAAGACCCAACGAATCCGAAAGGTTATTTGCGTCACCCATTAGTTTATCTGGTAGAGGCGGCAGATGATATCTGTTATAATATCATTGATCTAGAAGATGCACATCATTTAAAAATTTTATCTTACCTCGAAGTGGAAGAATTGTTACTCCCATTATGTGGTGGTGAAGATTTACGGACACGATTGGATTCACTTATCGATACCGCCAGTCGGGTAGCACTCTTAAGAGCAAAAGCAATCAATACATTGACCAAAGCATGTGTTGAAGTCTTCTATAAGAAACAGGAACAATTATTAAAGGGAACATTCCCCTGTGCATTGATGGATGCCTTAGATCCAGATGTAGTGGCGCATCTTAGAAAGATCAATAAAATATCAGTAGCAAAGATCTATAATGCGCCAACAGTAGTTCAGATTGAGATCGCTGGTTATAAAGTGATGAATGCTTTATTAGCCGAGTTTGTTCCCGCCTATCTGAAAAAGAATAAAAATAGTTATGATGAAAAATTAGTAGCACTAATTCCGCATCAATTTTATACAGACCACGATGATTCTTATTCAAAAATAAGGGCTGTTTTGGATTTTGTTTCAGGGATGACAGATGTATATGCAATCGATTTGTATCGTAAGATAACAGGTATTATCATTCCTTCAATAGACTAA
- the aat gene encoding leucyl/phenylalanyl-tRNA--protein transferase gives MVFNLDFDDSQISFPHPSLADEDGLLAIGGDLSSDRLILAYENGIFPWFSDDTPIMWYAPHERFVIFPEQLKISKSMRQILKSNRFTVTVDQAFSEVIQHCSQISRKDQEGTWITTDMIDAYQALNKLQYAHSIEVWENGVLVGGLYGIYIHQVFCGESMFSTVSNASKVALIYLLTQFKLKFVDCQFHTPHLASMGGQSISQQEYLSLLKEENASIL, from the coding sequence ATGGTTTTCAATTTAGATTTTGATGACAGCCAAATTAGTTTTCCGCATCCATCACTGGCTGATGAGGACGGGCTGCTAGCTATCGGAGGCGACTTGAGTTCGGACCGATTGATCTTGGCTTATGAAAATGGTATATTCCCCTGGTTTAGCGATGATACTCCTATTATGTGGTATGCTCCGCATGAGCGATTTGTCATATTCCCGGAACAGCTGAAAATCAGCAAGAGCATGCGTCAAATACTGAAAAGTAATCGATTTACCGTTACTGTTGATCAAGCTTTTTCGGAAGTTATCCAGCACTGTTCTCAAATTAGTCGTAAAGACCAAGAGGGTACCTGGATAACCACTGATATGATCGATGCTTACCAAGCACTCAATAAGCTTCAGTATGCACATTCTATTGAAGTTTGGGAGAATGGGGTGCTCGTCGGCGGACTATATGGGATTTATATACATCAGGTATTTTGTGGTGAAAGTATGTTTTCAACAGTTTCTAATGCTTCAAAAGTCGCTTTAATATATTTATTGACTCAATTCAAATTAAAATTTGTTGACTGTCAATTCCATACACCACATTTGGCTTCTATGGGAGGCCAAAGCATTTCGCAACAAGAATATTTGTCCCTATTAAAAGAAGAAAATGCAAGTATCTTATAA
- a CDS encoding aldose epimerase family protein, producing MSHYHLPSIHNFTSTVDEKNTHLIVLKNTRGMQVALSDYGARIVSILVPDNKGKLTDVALGFSNIGLYYRADEKYHGVTAGRFANRIANGKFELNGKTYSLPINNGINCLHGGPGGFHTKIWDRRVSYQSQAEFYLVSQDGEEGFPGNLNVSVTYTLTNDNEIIIKYRADCDQDTVLNLTNHTYFNLNGEGSGDILSHQLKINSDAYLAVDENQIPIATVPVEGTAFNFKEFKSIAQDIVADDEQLIASKGYDHCFVNNNPISTACATVYSPKSGIRLDIFTTEPGVQLYTGNWLTGNDIGKSGKAYLPYAGFCLETQHFPDSPNQPEFLSTLLKAGAEFISETHLKFSIEK from the coding sequence ATGAGTCATTATCATTTGCCTTCTATCCATAATTTCACCAGTACTGTTGACGAAAAGAATACACACCTTATTGTTTTAAAGAACACCCGAGGTATGCAAGTTGCCTTGAGTGATTATGGCGCACGCATTGTCAGTATTCTCGTTCCTGATAACAAAGGGAAACTCACGGATGTTGCTTTGGGATTTAGCAATATAGGTCTTTATTATCGGGCTGACGAAAAGTATCACGGTGTGACGGCTGGAAGATTTGCTAACCGCATCGCCAATGGAAAGTTTGAGTTGAATGGTAAAACATACAGCTTGCCGATTAATAACGGTATCAATTGCCTACATGGTGGCCCTGGGGGTTTTCATACAAAAATATGGGACCGACGTGTCAGTTATCAATCTCAGGCTGAATTTTATTTAGTTTCTCAAGATGGTGAAGAGGGGTTTCCTGGAAATCTGAATGTATCTGTAACCTATACCTTAACTAATGACAATGAAATCATTATAAAATATAGAGCAGACTGTGATCAAGATACTGTTTTAAACTTGACGAACCATACCTACTTCAATTTAAATGGAGAGGGTTCTGGCGATATACTGAGCCACCAGTTAAAAATCAATTCGGATGCTTATCTGGCTGTTGATGAAAATCAGATTCCCATTGCGACAGTTCCTGTAGAAGGAACGGCTTTCAATTTTAAAGAATTTAAATCAATAGCACAGGATATCGTTGCCGATGACGAACAATTAATTGCATCAAAAGGATATGACCATTGTTTTGTCAACAATAACCCCATCTCGACAGCTTGCGCAACTGTGTATTCGCCAAAATCAGGTATACGATTGGATATTTTTACGACCGAGCCTGGCGTACAATTGTATACGGGTAACTGGTTGACAGGAAATGATATTGGTAAATCAGGAAAAGCTTATCTACCCTATGCAGGTTTCTGTTTGGAAACGCAACATTTTCCAGACAGCCCTAACCAACCCGAGTTTCTATCCACTTTACTAAAAGCTGGAGCGGAATTTATATCGGAGACACACTTGAAATTTTCTATCGAGAAGTAA